The Pseudomonadota bacterium genome contains a region encoding:
- a CDS encoding phytoene/squalene synthase family protein, which yields MNKQWQALSATEKQDIALCRETLRQGSQSFYAASLILPRDVREPASALYAFCRLADDAIDVPGDSTAAVRDLHARLDSIYAGEPQHDPVDRAMAAVVHHYFIPQTLPAALIEGFEWDVAGRRYATQSDLYDYAARVAGTVGAMMAMLMGVRAPDVLARACDLGVAMQLTNIARDVGEDARAGRLYLPLDALERVGVDADGWLDNPVFTPAIGNVVEELLTAADALYTRSTFGIAQLPVRARPGIYAARRIYAEIGRVIESRGLDSVSSRAVVTRSRKLALLAHSLLSTIKPRVRDYAPPLREVEFLVDAASSAYS from the coding sequence ATGAATAAACAATGGCAGGCGCTAAGCGCCACAGAAAAGCAGGATATTGCGCTATGTCGCGAAACCCTGCGGCAGGGATCTCAGTCGTTTTATGCGGCATCACTAATTCTACCGCGTGATGTGCGCGAGCCGGCGTCAGCGCTGTATGCGTTTTGTCGATTGGCCGATGACGCGATTGACGTGCCGGGCGATTCGACGGCAGCGGTCCGTGATCTTCACGCACGTCTGGACAGTATCTATGCCGGCGAGCCACAGCACGACCCGGTCGATCGCGCGATGGCGGCTGTTGTGCATCATTACTTTATTCCGCAAACGCTGCCCGCCGCCTTAATTGAGGGTTTCGAGTGGGATGTCGCGGGACGTCGGTATGCGACTCAATCTGACCTTTACGACTACGCTGCTCGGGTTGCCGGCACGGTGGGCGCCATGATGGCGATGCTCATGGGTGTGCGCGCGCCAGATGTGTTAGCGCGCGCGTGCGACCTGGGGGTGGCAATGCAGTTAACGAATATCGCGCGAGATGTCGGAGAAGACGCACGCGCGGGAAGGCTCTATCTACCCTTGGACGCATTAGAACGAGTGGGAGTCGATGCTGATGGGTGGCTTGACAATCCGGTATTCACACCCGCCATCGGTAACGTAGTGGAAGAGTTGCTGACCGCGGCGGACGCCCTGTATACGCGCTCGACGTTCGGTATTGCCCAGTTACCGGTGCGTGCTCGACCCGGCATCTATGCCGCGCGTCGAATCTATGCCGAAATCGGTCGCGTAATCGAATCTCGTGGACTGGACTCGGTGTCTAGCCGAGCGGTTGTGACGCGGTCGCGCAAGCTGGCGCTCCTTGCGCATTCACTTTTATCGACGATAAAACCACGTGTACGTGACTACGCGCCGCCTTTGCGGGAGGTCGAGTTTTTGGTCGATGCGGCCTCGTCGGCTTATAGCTAA
- a CDS encoding methyltransferase has protein sequence MPLRALRLQLLNLRNHLLASPRFRRAASAFWPTQRIARARARDVFDLVAGFTYSQTLFACIELGLLALLRRGPRTIRALSDALSLDEDATRALAEAATALRLLQSTGDDEYGLGVLGAAVVDDQAVQNMVTHHAHFYRDMADPIGLLKARRHDTELAAYWPYAEGNDVAMDEEAVARYTALMSSSQPMIYEQVHAAFRINNHHHLLDVGGGNGAFVVSAAQIAPSLKLSLFDMPPVAKLAEQHLAAEGLSSRVTVHGGDFTRDALPEGADLISLVRILHDHDDDVVQALLANVYRALPARGRVLIAEPLAATAGAPRMGSVYFTFYLRAMGSGRPRRFDELAGRLKAAGFIAVHQEKTPIPMLASVIHAVKPG, from the coding sequence ATGCCATTGCGCGCGCTGCGCCTTCAGCTCCTTAATTTGCGCAACCATTTGTTGGCAAGCCCGCGTTTTCGCCGTGCTGCCAGCGCGTTTTGGCCCACGCAGCGCATCGCACGGGCACGTGCCCGCGACGTATTCGATTTGGTTGCCGGTTTCACCTATTCGCAAACGTTGTTCGCCTGTATCGAGCTGGGACTATTGGCGTTGCTTCGTCGCGGTCCGCGCACAATACGCGCGCTGAGCGACGCGCTGTCGCTCGATGAGGACGCGACCCGCGCGCTTGCAGAAGCGGCGACTGCGCTGCGATTGCTGCAATCAACTGGCGACGATGAATATGGCTTGGGTGTGCTGGGGGCGGCTGTGGTCGATGACCAAGCCGTCCAAAATATGGTTACACATCATGCGCATTTCTATCGCGATATGGCCGATCCGATTGGGTTGTTAAAGGCGCGTCGACACGACACTGAACTAGCGGCGTATTGGCCCTACGCGGAGGGCAACGATGTGGCGATGGATGAAGAGGCCGTCGCTCGCTATACGGCGCTCATGAGTTCATCGCAGCCTATGATCTACGAGCAAGTGCACGCCGCCTTTCGGATAAATAATCATCATCATCTTTTGGATGTCGGCGGCGGGAATGGCGCGTTCGTCGTGTCTGCGGCTCAAATCGCACCGAGCCTTAAGCTCTCCTTGTTCGATATGCCGCCCGTTGCCAAATTGGCTGAGCAACACTTGGCTGCAGAAGGTCTCTCTAGTCGCGTCACCGTTCATGGTGGTGACTTTACGCGTGACGCGTTGCCGGAGGGGGCGGACCTCATTTCGCTCGTACGGATTCTGCATGACCACGATGACGACGTGGTGCAAGCGCTGCTGGCTAATGTGTACCGCGCACTGCCGGCGCGTGGGCGGGTGTTGATTGCCGAACCCCTGGCGGCTACAGCGGGGGCACCGCGCATGGGGTCGGTGTATTTCACGTTTTATCTTCGCGCGATGGGGAGTGGACGACCCCGTCGTTTTGATGAACTGGCCGGCAGGCTCAAAGCGGCCGGATTTATTGCGGTGCATCAAGAAAAAACGCCCATACCGATG
- a CDS encoding polyprenyl synthetase family protein: MDPQTRIDTALEQALSAAQHEDCPPRLRESLSYAVFPGGARVRPRLTLSVAAACGASNDAVVDAAAAALELLHCASLVHDDMPCFDDADKRRGKATVHLAFDERIAVLCGDALIVTAFQSLAEAAASSSALPELIRLLGQAVSVPRGIVAGQAWECEPDVALERYQQQKTGALFVAATRLGAAAAGVDSAPWARLGERIGEAYQVADDILDVTANPDEIGKPVGRDAARLNPNSVLEMGMDASVLRLKKLIKAAVGSIPPCPGHEALHETIKIEATALMSAALTCHAAA, encoded by the coding sequence ATGGACCCGCAGACTCGTATCGACACCGCGCTTGAACAGGCGCTTAGTGCCGCGCAACACGAGGATTGTCCGCCTCGTTTGCGAGAGTCGCTGTCGTATGCGGTATTCCCGGGTGGCGCGCGGGTGCGTCCCCGCCTTACGTTGTCGGTCGCCGCCGCGTGCGGTGCGTCAAACGACGCGGTAGTCGATGCGGCCGCTGCGGCGCTGGAGTTGCTGCACTGTGCGTCGCTTGTGCACGACGACATGCCATGCTTTGACGATGCGGATAAGCGTCGCGGTAAAGCCACGGTGCACCTGGCCTTTGATGAACGTATCGCGGTGCTGTGTGGGGATGCGTTAATCGTGACCGCGTTTCAATCCTTGGCAGAAGCGGCCGCATCTTCCTCCGCGTTACCCGAACTAATTCGACTCTTGGGCCAGGCTGTGAGCGTGCCACGGGGCATTGTGGCGGGTCAGGCCTGGGAGTGCGAGCCGGATGTGGCACTGGAGCGCTACCAGCAGCAAAAAACGGGCGCCTTGTTTGTCGCGGCCACTCGGCTAGGCGCGGCGGCAGCCGGGGTGGATTCGGCGCCGTGGGCGCGGTTGGGTGAGCGTATTGGTGAGGCCTATCAGGTGGCGGATGACATTCTTGATGTGACCGCGAATCCCGATGAGATCGGCAAACCGGTGGGGCGCGATGCCGCCCGCCTCAATCCCAATTCTGTACTCGAGATGGGTATGGATGCGTCTGTGTTGAGACTAAAGAAACTCATAAAAGCGGCGGTCGGATCGATTCCACCCTGCCCTGGTCATGAAGCACTTCATGAAACCATAAAGATCGAAGCTACCGCTCTGATGTCAGCGGCGCTTACTTGTCACGCCGCCGCCTAA
- a CDS encoding DUF3422 domain-containing protein: protein MRRTKDHPQRLRLNNEVHARPPGEINGSKQITYLAWMTEGDQVDFEWQRLTKLLEHFGVDIGEPSNHVSVNLGPCHMRWERHTEFTRFTLIDNEPLGEPFAKSVLRHIPQTWLDECQNRVIVATEVAQLIEHEPSRSFGEIADRFFDGNVLVGSQIAEGAAIALTDFAVRSDGYSRLLLINDAMPPQQAGRMLQRLLEIDTYRIMTLLALPVAQSLNPFLNGIEEELVELSEALSDSDELDEQHLLDVLTKMEAVSENRQLATGYRFSAARAYNDLVDRRIDELREVRIPGKQTYREFTQRRLSPAVKTCDAIANRQHSLALRMSRITKLLSTRVDIARQQQNQHLLESMDRRGRVALRLQQMVEGLSIAAISYYVVGLVQYLAKGLEAAGFGVNPTVIVAASVPFIVVIVAVATYTVRKRIERDTNPT from the coding sequence GTGAGACGCACTAAAGATCACCCACAGCGCCTACGACTCAACAACGAGGTGCACGCTCGGCCACCTGGCGAGATCAACGGGTCGAAACAGATTACCTATTTGGCATGGATGACCGAGGGCGATCAGGTGGACTTCGAATGGCAGCGGTTGACCAAGCTGTTGGAACATTTCGGCGTCGACATTGGCGAGCCGTCAAATCATGTGAGTGTGAATCTCGGTCCCTGTCATATGCGGTGGGAGCGCCATACGGAATTTACCCGTTTTACATTGATCGACAACGAACCGCTGGGTGAACCATTCGCCAAATCTGTGCTTCGCCATATTCCGCAGACGTGGCTCGACGAGTGCCAAAATCGTGTCATCGTTGCGACAGAGGTGGCGCAATTGATTGAACATGAACCGTCGCGCAGTTTCGGCGAAATCGCCGACCGTTTTTTTGATGGTAACGTTCTGGTGGGGTCGCAAATCGCCGAAGGCGCAGCCATTGCGCTCACTGACTTCGCCGTTCGGAGCGATGGTTATAGTCGGCTGTTGCTGATTAATGATGCGATGCCACCCCAGCAGGCCGGGCGCATGTTGCAGCGGCTACTTGAGATCGATACATACCGCATTATGACTCTGTTAGCGTTACCGGTTGCGCAGAGTTTGAATCCGTTTTTGAACGGTATTGAGGAAGAGTTAGTCGAACTCAGTGAAGCGCTGAGCGACAGTGATGAGCTCGACGAGCAACATCTTTTGGATGTGCTAACTAAAATGGAGGCGGTTAGCGAAAATCGGCAGCTTGCTACTGGCTATCGCTTTAGCGCAGCACGTGCCTACAACGACTTGGTTGATCGGCGTATCGACGAACTGCGCGAAGTGCGCATTCCTGGAAAGCAAACTTACCGCGAATTTACGCAACGACGCTTGTCACCCGCGGTGAAAACCTGCGACGCGATTGCCAACCGCCAACACTCGCTTGCGCTGAGGATGTCCCGTATTACAAAGCTGCTTTCAACGCGCGTAGATATCGCCCGGCAACAGCAGAATCAACACCTTCTTGAGTCCATGGATCGGCGTGGTCGTGTGGCATTGCGCCTGCAACAAATGGTTGAAGGGTTGTCGATCGCGGCGATTAGCTACTACGTCGTAGGCCTTGTTCAGTATCTGGCCAAGGGGCTTGAAGCAGCTGGCTTTGGTGTCAATCCGACGGTAATCGTGGCGGCGAGTGTGCCGTTTATTGTGGTGATTGTGGCGGTAGCGACGTACACCGTGCGCAAGCGTATCGAAAGGGACACTAACCCAACTTGA
- the bchO gene encoding alpha/beta fold hydrolase BchO has translation MTVVAHPMRGATSERIAQHEHVSAKRIKQVDTQRVGWSVAQSGRGPGLLFLHGTGAAKHSWRTLAPLIDHRFTVFAPDLPGHGDSEIFDPSVMSLAEMARETGALIDALNVSPQVIVGHSAGAALAMRLVLDGYAAPSAIVSINGAFMVFGGVINSVLAPLAGLCSGSRLVTHALARKARDLNAVKRVIASTGSKLDDDSIARYRAVLQKPAHLEATFAMMANWDLGTLRHDMRRNSIPLHLLVATQDGAVEPRQGAIVARECPHATLQYLPGLGHVAHEEAPEQVAQYVLQMAQQWGG, from the coding sequence ATGACGGTCGTGGCACATCCGATGCGTGGCGCTACGTCTGAACGCATCGCTCAGCATGAGCACGTGTCGGCTAAGCGTATTAAACAAGTCGACACGCAGCGTGTGGGGTGGAGCGTCGCGCAATCGGGCCGTGGCCCTGGTCTGCTGTTCCTGCACGGCACGGGTGCGGCTAAACATTCTTGGCGCACGCTTGCGCCGCTCATCGATCACCGCTTTACCGTTTTCGCCCCCGATCTACCGGGCCACGGCGACAGTGAGATCTTTGATCCCTCAGTCATGTCGCTGGCCGAGATGGCTCGCGAGACCGGTGCGTTGATCGACGCGTTAAACGTCAGTCCACAGGTTATCGTCGGCCATTCTGCGGGCGCAGCGTTAGCAATGCGACTGGTCTTGGATGGCTATGCCGCACCCTCAGCGATTGTATCGATTAATGGTGCATTTATGGTCTTTGGTGGTGTCATCAACAGTGTGCTGGCACCGCTTGCGGGTCTGTGTTCAGGCAGCCGCCTGGTCACTCACGCATTGGCTCGAAAGGCGCGGGACTTGAATGCCGTCAAGCGTGTGATCGCCAGTACGGGCTCCAAGCTCGATGATGACAGCATCGCGCGGTACCGCGCGGTATTGCAAAAGCCCGCTCACCTTGAAGCCACCTTCGCCATGATGGCCAATTGGGATTTGGGTACGCTAAGACACGACATGCGTCGCAATAGCATTCCGCTGCATTTACTTGTCGCAACACAAGACGGTGCGGTGGAGCCGCGGCAAGGCGCCATCGTCGCGCGCGAATGTCCACATGCCACGCTTCAATACTTGCCGGGACTCGGTCACGTAGCGCATGAAGAGGCGCCCGAGCAAGTGGCGCAATATGTGCTTCAAATGGCACAACAGTGGGGAGGATAG
- a CDS encoding magnesium chelatase subunit D: protein MTDPVETAGTNPPEHADVFDALQALLVFAVDPVGLGLCVRGRHGPGRSAVLRAIKSLYLDTPFRKIPCHIDEDRLLGGLDLGATLAAGKPLVSQGVLASTHDGVAVLSMAERLPGRTITHLVHAMDTHRVRLERDGFSSILPARFAVVALDESGDDEPGLDPRLADRLALQFDADRLSPEAVDELPLTPADLLAARKGLRDVTMPKRVIEALCRTALGLGITSMRSAMQCVQAARVLAALGGETEVGDEQAGAAVRLVLAHRAVQLPIPEAEEESTEAPPDENKADDSNAESTEQKPLDDQLIDAAMAALPDGLLELLASGAHRERSAHVARTGAAVQGPRGRPIGDMPASRDARLNVLATLRTAAPWQKIRGADKRLAIRRSDFRTTRRKSSTQSVNIFVVDASGSSAAQRLSEVKGAVQLLLGDCYVRRDQVALIAFRGASPELLLAPTRSLVRAKRELANLPGGGATPLAGALDATRELARQVTKSGQRPVVILLTDGRGNVGRDGTPGHADSAQHTEAAAHELRAASVSTLLVDVAKRPRGRGRDLAVALNARYLALPYASSQSIVEAVQASGVAA, encoded by the coding sequence ATGACTGATCCAGTTGAGACTGCGGGTACCAATCCTCCTGAGCACGCCGACGTGTTCGATGCCTTACAGGCTTTGCTTGTGTTCGCTGTTGATCCTGTTGGATTGGGATTGTGTGTTCGTGGTCGGCACGGACCGGGTCGGTCCGCGGTGCTGCGGGCGATCAAAAGCCTCTATCTCGATACACCGTTTCGTAAGATTCCATGTCACATCGACGAGGATCGTTTGTTGGGCGGGCTTGATCTCGGTGCAACGTTGGCGGCCGGTAAGCCGCTTGTGAGTCAGGGTGTGTTGGCGTCCACGCATGACGGAGTGGCGGTGTTATCGATGGCCGAACGCTTACCCGGCCGCACGATTACGCATCTTGTGCACGCCATGGACACGCATCGCGTGCGGCTTGAGCGCGACGGTTTTTCGTCGATACTGCCCGCTCGTTTTGCAGTCGTTGCGCTGGATGAAAGTGGTGATGATGAACCCGGGCTGGATCCCAGGCTGGCTGATCGACTCGCACTGCAATTCGATGCCGATCGATTGTCGCCCGAAGCGGTCGATGAGTTGCCGCTTACGCCGGCGGATCTGCTTGCGGCCCGCAAAGGTTTGCGCGATGTGACGATGCCCAAGCGCGTGATAGAGGCGCTTTGCCGTACCGCGCTCGGACTGGGCATCACATCAATGCGAAGTGCAATGCAGTGTGTGCAGGCGGCTCGCGTGCTTGCCGCGCTGGGTGGTGAGACCGAGGTTGGGGATGAGCAGGCGGGTGCCGCCGTGCGTCTTGTCCTGGCCCATCGTGCCGTACAGCTACCTATTCCTGAGGCCGAAGAGGAATCGACCGAAGCTCCGCCGGATGAAAATAAAGCGGATGATTCCAACGCCGAATCGACAGAGCAAAAACCGCTGGACGACCAGCTGATCGACGCGGCGATGGCGGCGCTACCGGACGGTTTACTTGAGCTGCTCGCCAGCGGCGCGCACCGGGAACGTAGTGCGCATGTTGCCCGTACGGGCGCGGCGGTGCAGGGTCCGCGTGGACGGCCGATCGGCGATATGCCGGCGAGTCGCGATGCGCGGCTCAATGTCTTGGCGACGCTCCGAACGGCTGCGCCATGGCAGAAGATTCGCGGTGCGGACAAGCGCTTAGCGATAAGACGCAGCGACTTTCGCACCACGCGCCGCAAAAGTAGCACGCAGTCGGTCAATATTTTTGTGGTAGACGCGTCGGGTTCTTCGGCCGCTCAGCGGCTGAGCGAGGTGAAAGGCGCGGTACAGCTGTTGCTCGGTGACTGCTACGTACGTCGCGATCAAGTTGCATTGATTGCCTTTCGAGGCGCATCGCCCGAATTACTGCTCGCGCCGACACGTTCGCTGGTTCGCGCCAAACGCGAGCTGGCCAACCTGCCAGGTGGTGGTGCCACCCCGCTGGCAGGGGCGTTGGATGCGACTCGTGAGCTTGCGCGTCAAGTGACCAAGTCGGGGCAGCGACCAGTGGTGATTTTGCTCACGGACGGACGTGGAAACGTGGGTCGCGACGGCACACCGGGCCATGCGGACAGTGCTCAGCACACCGAAGCGGCCGCCCACGAATTGCGAGCCGCCAGCGTGTCGACGTTGCTGGTGGATGTCGCAAAACGGCCGCGTGGCCGCGGCCGCGACCTCGCCGTTGCGCTCAACGCGCGGTATCTCGCGTTACCGTATGCGTCTTCGCAATCCATTGTCGAGGCGGTTCAGGCGTCGGGGGTTGCCGCATGA
- a CDS encoding carotenoid 1,2-hydratase — protein sequence MITTPSPLPPFDTPVLDRGYKWWYFDASSSDGQHHLVVIAFVGSVFSPFYKRAVARGRADPMQYCAINVALYSRQHARWVMTEPHPSKVERGADHFYLGNTQLVYRQDAIEIIVNDRAAPLPFKVQGRIVVHPHSLTSTEYELDARRQHRWWPVSPRTRVELEFEKPDIRWSGDGYFDSNQGDEPLHEGFNDWHWSRTHERDHTRIEYHARDRHDAPSALSLQIRDDGQIAKSQPAVACQLPATRLWRAPRTAHLMASPKISQTLEDTPFYARSLLSTGADRSHTMHESLSLARFRANWVTTLIPFRMRFPFVR from the coding sequence TTGATCACCACACCTTCCCCACTTCCGCCTTTCGATACACCGGTGCTCGATCGGGGTTACAAATGGTGGTACTTCGATGCGAGTAGTTCAGATGGCCAGCATCATCTGGTGGTGATCGCGTTTGTCGGCAGCGTGTTTTCCCCATTTTATAAACGGGCAGTCGCACGCGGCCGCGCCGACCCGATGCAGTATTGCGCCATCAATGTCGCGCTCTACTCTCGACAACACGCTCGGTGGGTCATGACTGAACCACACCCTTCAAAGGTTGAGCGAGGCGCCGATCATTTTTATCTTGGGAACACGCAATTGGTTTACCGACAGGATGCGATTGAAATTATCGTCAACGATCGCGCCGCACCGCTCCCGTTCAAGGTGCAAGGACGCATCGTCGTCCATCCTCATAGCCTCACATCCACTGAGTACGAGCTTGATGCGCGCCGCCAGCATCGCTGGTGGCCGGTTAGTCCACGTACACGCGTTGAGCTTGAGTTTGAAAAACCCGACATCCGCTGGTCAGGCGATGGCTACTTTGACAGCAACCAAGGCGATGAACCGCTGCACGAGGGGTTTAACGACTGGCACTGGAGTCGAACCCACGAACGTGACCACACGCGTATTGAATACCATGCGCGTGATCGTCACGACGCACCGTCGGCATTGTCTCTGCAGATTCGTGACGATGGCCAAATTGCAAAATCCCAGCCGGCGGTAGCGTGCCAATTACCGGCGACGCGCCTATGGCGAGCACCCCGAACCGCGCATCTGATGGCATCACCGAAGATCAGTCAAACGCTTGAAGACACACCCTTTTACGCGCGATCGCTGCTCAGCACCGGCGCAGACCGTTCGCACACAATGCACGAGAGTCTCTCGCTTGCTCGATTTAGAGCAAATTGGGTAACTACCTTGATTCCGTTTCGCATGCGGTTTCCGTTCGTGCGTTAA